One Dehalococcoidia bacterium genomic region harbors:
- the cas10 gene encoding type III-B CRISPR-associated protein Cas10/Cmr2, which yields MGEALLILTLTPVQSFIAEARRTSDLYVGSQILVQLVKAAAEQIGPQRLVYPAPLNGSLPDDLPNVLVARVDGARAEQTALEACQALQAKWKELADAARKALETYAPSDRKWNDIWDRQVESLWQVFWVTVPMDSLEYRQAYLTGTAALAAVKRSRVFPQVEEPGPKDSLSGRREVLHRQGESEKDYWSTVAANVGPSRLRPDGRERLDAIGAIKRFCPLANRSFPSTSTVASADFLERVRQKAREQLGSYRQIIEWVLGSFLYSVRPHDQQWPYDGDLLLLETLTEHALRDSYGGLERPQDLERARQALRELYRAAGERPSPYYAVLVLDGDGMGAHIRELLQRADPEAEHRQFRRQLTQFANEVPQVMDEVFRRATWPGHSASDGSGIRGRDFLVYNGGDDVLTFAPLAVALPMAKALAEKFSKTVQGCSASGGVALVHHRYPLSGALAAAREAESIAKAVKGKGAVAVTLMRRSGERITVRSRWGDLGDHFETLVDYFAQRHLSSKYAYDLAGLAPALTALPADGRRASLKQLVYRHRARTLADPDSLVDRLAAWAEALDEQTPPEYGDNGPTPQGLTELARWTVLARFVAQGGAG from the coding sequence CTGTATGTGGGCAGTCAGATCTTGGTGCAACTCGTCAAGGCCGCTGCCGAACAGATCGGGCCGCAGCGCCTCGTCTACCCTGCACCCCTGAACGGCTCGCTGCCCGACGACCTGCCGAACGTCCTGGTGGCGCGGGTCGACGGTGCGCGCGCCGAGCAGACCGCTCTGGAGGCATGCCAGGCCCTCCAGGCGAAATGGAAGGAGCTGGCCGACGCGGCGAGAAAGGCCCTCGAGACTTATGCCCCGTCCGACAGGAAATGGAACGATATCTGGGACCGCCAGGTCGAGTCCCTGTGGCAGGTCTTCTGGGTGACCGTCCCGATGGACAGCCTGGAATACCGGCAAGCCTATCTTACGGGCACAGCCGCGCTGGCTGCCGTGAAGCGCAGTCGCGTGTTCCCTCAGGTGGAAGAGCCGGGACCCAAGGACTCTCTGAGCGGAAGGCGGGAGGTCCTGCACAGGCAAGGGGAAAGCGAGAAGGACTACTGGTCAACCGTTGCAGCCAACGTGGGGCCCTCCCGGCTGCGGCCAGACGGGCGCGAACGCCTCGACGCCATCGGCGCGATCAAGCGGTTCTGCCCGCTGGCTAACAGGTCGTTTCCATCTACGAGCACCGTCGCCAGCGCCGATTTCCTGGAGAGGGTGCGCCAAAAGGCCCGTGAGCAGCTCGGGTCCTATCGGCAGATCATCGAGTGGGTACTGGGGTCCTTCCTGTACAGTGTCAGGCCGCACGACCAACAGTGGCCGTACGATGGCGACCTCCTCTTGCTGGAGACGCTGACGGAACATGCCCTGCGGGACAGCTACGGCGGCCTGGAGCGGCCCCAAGACCTGGAGAGGGCCAGGCAGGCGTTGCGAGAGCTGTACCGGGCTGCGGGAGAGCGACCCTCGCCCTACTATGCCGTGTTGGTGCTCGACGGGGACGGCATGGGGGCGCACATTCGAGAGCTGCTTCAGAGGGCGGACCCGGAGGCGGAGCATCGGCAGTTCAGACGCCAGCTGACGCAGTTTGCCAACGAAGTGCCCCAGGTAATGGACGAAGTGTTCCGTCGGGCCACATGGCCCGGCCACTCGGCCAGCGATGGCAGCGGGATTCGGGGCCGCGACTTTCTCGTCTACAACGGTGGAGACGACGTCTTGACCTTCGCGCCCCTCGCAGTGGCTTTGCCCATGGCCAAGGCCCTGGCAGAGAAGTTCAGCAAGACGGTCCAGGGCTGTTCGGCCTCTGGGGGCGTGGCTCTGGTCCACCACCGCTATCCCCTGAGCGGGGCCTTGGCCGCTGCGCGGGAAGCGGAAAGCATCGCCAAGGCGGTGAAGGGTAAGGGCGCCGTGGCCGTAACGCTGATGAGGCGCAGCGGGGAGCGAATAACGGTGCGCAGCCGCTGGGGAGACCTCGGCGACCACTTCGAGACGCTGGTGGATTATTTCGCCCAGAGGCATCTCTCCTCGAAATACGCATACGACCTCGCGGGTCTCGCCCCCGCCCTAACTGCCTTGCCGGCCGATGGCCGTCGGGCGTCCCTGAAGCAGCTTGTCTACCGCCATCGGGCCAGGACCCTGGCCGACCCCGATAGCCTGGTAGACCGGCTGGCAGCTTGGGCAGAAGCCCTCGACGAGCAGACTCCTCCGGAATACGGGGACAACGGACCGACGCCGCAGGGGCTGACTGAGCTGGCCCGCTGGACCGTGCTGGCCCGGTTCGTGGCCCAAGGAGGGGCCGGTTGA
- the cmr3 gene encoding type III-B CRISPR module-associated protein Cmr3, producing MELFLEAVDVWLFRDGRPFDAISDHRAVSMFPPYPTVVQGAIRSRHLVVRGVDLHDPKAVERTVGTVDNYGSLRMRGPLIARRESGRIVRYFPLPADLVLDGNSGRYRALEPRQIASLGGVRVSTPSDLSALLWPPEDLVPAKEQPDQWLREDELERYLAGQPVEATPGDRLFTREYRTGIGLSDDTGTTREGMIYHVEFIRPHPGVGLWVQVEGYEGWPREGALSLGGERRAARFVQLEQPLGWPAHPEPLPERFKVYFASPTYFSGGWQPAGGSWARFFSGNGQVRLIAVALKGYESVGGFDLAGGRPKPARRFVPAGSVYYFQAQGEVYLSASLVNAALTELWPEIGFGQVRIGRW from the coding sequence ATGGAGTTGTTCCTGGAGGCTGTAGACGTCTGGCTCTTCAGGGACGGTCGCCCGTTCGATGCGATCAGCGACCACCGTGCCGTAAGCATGTTTCCTCCCTATCCCACCGTGGTACAGGGCGCTATCCGCTCGCGTCACCTGGTGGTACGGGGAGTAGACCTGCACGACCCGAAGGCCGTCGAACGTACAGTAGGCACGGTGGACAACTATGGAAGCCTTCGGATGCGGGGGCCGCTGATCGCCCGACGTGAGAGCGGACGCATCGTGCGGTACTTTCCGCTACCTGCCGATCTAGTCCTCGACGGGAATTCGGGCCGATACAGGGCCCTGGAGCCTCGGCAAATCGCCTCCCTGGGAGGGGTGCGAGTAAGCACTCCATCGGACCTCTCCGCCCTCCTGTGGCCGCCGGAGGACCTCGTGCCGGCCAAAGAGCAACCGGACCAGTGGCTGAGGGAGGACGAACTGGAGAGATACTTGGCTGGCCAGCCTGTCGAGGCCACACCGGGTGACAGGTTGTTCACCCGCGAGTACCGGACGGGCATCGGTCTGAGCGACGACACCGGGACGACGCGGGAGGGGATGATTTACCATGTGGAGTTCATCCGTCCTCATCCGGGCGTCGGCCTGTGGGTGCAAGTGGAGGGCTACGAAGGTTGGCCCAGAGAGGGAGCGCTATCGCTGGGCGGCGAGAGGCGTGCCGCTCGATTCGTCCAGCTAGAGCAGCCGCTAGGCTGGCCAGCTCATCCTGAGCCCCTTCCCGAAAGGTTCAAGGTCTACTTTGCTAGCCCGACGTATTTCAGCGGGGGATGGCAACCTGCCGGGGGAAGCTGGGCACGGTTCTTCTCCGGTAACGGACAGGTACGCCTAATAGCCGTGGCGCTGAAGGGCTACGAGAGCGTGGGAGGTTTCGACCTTGCCGGCGGCAGGCCCAAGCCAGCCCGCCGCTTTGTTCCAGCCGGAAGCGTCTACTACTTCCAGGCACAGGGAGAAGTGTACTTGAGTGCGAGCCTCGTAAATGCCGCACTAACGGAGCTCTGGCCAGAGATAGGCTTCGGTCAGGTCCGCATCGGCAGGTGGTAG
- the cmr4 gene encoding type III-B CRISPR module RAMP protein Cmr4 has product MFIYVETPLHPGSGRGLGAVDLPIQRERTTDYPMVQSSSIKGCLRAEARGKMASHVLEAIFGPETERASDHAGALAVGDARVLLFPVRSLAGVFAWTTSVDALARFLREAQIAGVQVGWSLPEQPAPETALVTSTALQAGDSVVLEDLSFTPDGRQADGVRAIGHWLAQNALPQGPEYEYWRRVLPEKLCILPEDVFRDLVKYATEVQTHIRLDPKTKTVEEGALWTSENLPTDTLLYAPLLASPSRTPKATLTAKDVLREVEQLGLVRVQLGGDETTGQGIVALRFMNGAK; this is encoded by the coding sequence ATGTTCATATACGTGGAGACGCCCCTACACCCTGGCAGCGGCCGAGGACTAGGGGCGGTGGACCTGCCCATCCAGCGCGAGCGCACAACCGATTATCCGATGGTGCAATCAAGCAGCATCAAAGGCTGCCTGCGGGCCGAGGCGAGAGGGAAGATGGCCTCCCATGTACTGGAGGCCATCTTCGGCCCCGAGACCGAGCGAGCTTCGGACCACGCCGGCGCGCTGGCGGTCGGAGACGCACGTGTCCTGCTATTCCCAGTGCGGTCACTGGCAGGAGTGTTCGCCTGGACCACCAGCGTAGATGCCCTGGCCCGCTTCCTGCGGGAGGCACAGATCGCAGGTGTGCAGGTTGGCTGGTCCTTACCCGAACAGCCAGCTCCCGAGACGGCGCTGGTCACCAGCACGGCCCTGCAAGCCGGTGACAGCGTGGTGCTCGAGGACCTCAGCTTCACCCCCGACGGCCGACAGGCCGACGGGGTTAGGGCCATCGGACACTGGCTGGCGCAGAACGCTTTGCCGCAGGGGCCGGAGTACGAGTACTGGCGCAGAGTCCTGCCGGAAAAGCTGTGCATCCTGCCGGAGGATGTCTTCAGGGACTTGGTAAAGTATGCAACGGAGGTACAGACCCACATCCGTTTGGACCCGAAAACGAAGACTGTCGAGGAAGGGGCGCTCTGGACCTCCGAAAACCTCCCCACGGACACCCTCCTCTACGCACCACTCCTGGCCAGCCCATCTCGAACGCCAAAGGCAACGTTGACAGCGAAGGATGTCCTGCGAGAGGTGGAGCAGCTTGGCCTCGTCCGAGTCCAGCTAGGCGGTGACGAGACCACCGGGCAGGGGATCGTCGCATTGAGGTTCATGAACGGGGCCAAGTGA
- the cmr5 gene encoding type III-B CRISPR module-associated protein Cmr5 — protein MTQWRTLEQERAKAAWDKVATVKGKPWAGKYGQLARSAAVDIQANGLGQTLAFWRAKGEEQHKALLAHVSEWVGRRLNLSGGDLLQWVVHTADSDGYRRATAEAISFLVWLRRFAEAELPREEGA, from the coding sequence GTGACCCAGTGGCGCACTCTGGAGCAGGAACGGGCCAAGGCCGCCTGGGACAAGGTGGCAACCGTCAAGGGCAAGCCGTGGGCCGGAAAGTATGGTCAGCTCGCTCGTAGCGCTGCTGTCGACATTCAGGCGAACGGCCTCGGCCAAACCCTGGCGTTCTGGCGGGCCAAGGGTGAAGAGCAACATAAGGCTCTCTTGGCGCATGTATCGGAGTGGGTAGGACGGCGACTGAACCTGTCAGGCGGCGACTTGCTGCAGTGGGTGGTGCACACGGCGGACTCCGATGGCTACCGGCGGGCCACAGCGGAAGCCATCTCGTTTCTCGTCTGGCTGAGACGCTTTGCCGAAGCCGAGCTCCCGAGAGAGGAAGGAGCCTGA
- the cmr6 gene encoding type III-B CRISPR module RAMP protein Cmr6, with amino-acid sequence MVVEAARKADARLLEAWNRRWEGIVKDARGLIFSLKTAWRLVAGLGRKGPLEAGFTFHRYGFPVLPGSAIKGVARAWALTEIARKLPSYDLRDLARLLSADGKPDSAARKAFEEWYSQQSDDVRQLAMAFRAIFGTTAAAGRTVFFDAIPARLPVLEIDVMNPHYPQYYGGSEAPAGWQSPTPVYFLTVRAQTEFRFAVGWRRGMAEPSIQLLDQAVEWARTGLTEIGMGAKTAAGYGYFERI; translated from the coding sequence ATGGTGGTGGAGGCCGCACGGAAGGCCGACGCCCGCTTACTAGAAGCATGGAACAGGCGATGGGAAGGGATAGTGAAGGATGCAAGGGGACTCATCTTCTCCCTGAAGACTGCCTGGCGCCTTGTAGCTGGCCTGGGGCGCAAGGGGCCACTGGAAGCGGGGTTCACTTTTCACCGCTACGGTTTTCCCGTCCTGCCAGGAAGCGCCATTAAGGGCGTAGCCCGGGCATGGGCCCTCACGGAGATAGCACGCAAGCTTCCTAGCTATGACCTCCGGGACCTCGCCAGGCTGTTGAGCGCCGACGGGAAGCCGGACAGTGCCGCCCGTAAGGCCTTCGAAGAGTGGTATAGCCAGCAGAGCGATGACGTTAGGCAGCTAGCAATGGCCTTTCGCGCCATCTTCGGGACGACAGCAGCGGCAGGCCGGACAGTCTTCTTCGATGCGATTCCGGCCCGCCTCCCGGTGCTCGAGATAGACGTCATGAACCCGCACTACCCGCAGTATTACGGCGGTTCCGAGGCCCCTGCAGGGTGGCAGAGCCCCACCCCGGTGTACTTTTTGACTGTCCGCGCCCAGACCGAGTTCCGCTTCGCCGTGGGCTGGCGCAGGGGAATGGCGGAACCATCGATCCAGCTGCTCGATCAGGCAGTCGAATGGGCAAGGACAGGACTGACGGAGATCGGGATGGGCGCCAAGACTGCCGCGGGTTACGGCTATTTCGAAAGGATTTGA
- a CDS encoding putative CRISPR-associated protein, whose amino-acid sequence MEDLELIVSVGTSTLNWMRRLSKSLTFPQGWLPDPAACSANAQPPSQQYWIIRLANNLGAQRTNAELDSTRRWLEQTRVKAASIRRVHLIVSDTPSARWVADVLPSLFRKLLGNNALEVERHEVKGLDPGAQMAGGQALVELVRVAGKVIRQVQERGHQPVINGTAGFKAETTLLSLLGFMMGADVFYLHEQMERAVIFPAPPINWDYSQVSEEDIQFLRRVGTNPTPEVALVELRAEKPMHHLWPFLERVTINGESYWAITPLGELLLQSTGIQSEVDLPARSPDENCSFSVAAKERGHMPEDAEDIAADICRRLPFVRKVQLIGWKPFRDRLEEGVLSPQPSDKETRVVRLQLQSKRRQDLLLRFLLHTTAETDEQWRAARFKAAQEYGRTHLAMEERPREGPGDRRLQWTAPTPGHTRLDNLQAALARVAAAEAEAEAVRAENERLRSEVETLRSALRKEREQAGRKDRQIGQLKKRIEKLEARLVKRRGERAGSGEQLQRGDNRSVQRHAGERDHTQNSFRA is encoded by the coding sequence ATGGAGGACCTCGAGCTGATCGTGTCGGTGGGGACCTCGACCCTGAACTGGATGCGCCGCTTGTCCAAAAGTCTGACATTCCCGCAGGGGTGGCTACCCGACCCTGCGGCCTGCAGTGCAAACGCACAACCGCCTTCTCAGCAATATTGGATCATCAGACTAGCCAACAACCTAGGTGCCCAGAGGACTAACGCGGAACTCGACTCGACCCGTCGATGGTTAGAACAGACCAGGGTGAAGGCCGCATCCATCCGTCGAGTACATCTGATAGTCAGCGACACGCCCTCTGCCAGGTGGGTAGCCGATGTGCTGCCGTCTCTGTTCCGCAAACTGCTCGGCAACAATGCCCTAGAAGTGGAGAGGCACGAGGTGAAAGGTCTCGACCCGGGCGCTCAGATGGCCGGCGGGCAGGCGCTGGTCGAGCTGGTACGGGTGGCTGGAAAGGTCATCAGACAAGTGCAGGAACGAGGGCACCAACCAGTGATAAACGGAACGGCAGGCTTCAAGGCCGAGACCACCTTGCTGAGCCTTTTGGGATTTATGATGGGGGCCGATGTCTTCTACCTGCACGAGCAGATGGAACGGGCCGTCATTTTCCCGGCCCCACCCATCAACTGGGACTACAGCCAGGTGAGCGAAGAGGATATCCAGTTTCTGCGCCGCGTCGGCACGAATCCGACCCCTGAGGTGGCCCTGGTCGAGCTCCGAGCAGAGAAGCCGATGCACCACCTGTGGCCCTTCCTCGAAAGAGTCACAATTAACGGCGAAAGCTATTGGGCCATCACGCCTCTCGGAGAACTTCTGCTGCAGTCTACAGGTATTCAGAGCGAAGTCGATCTTCCCGCGCGCTCGCCAGATGAGAACTGCAGCTTTTCCGTGGCTGCCAAGGAGAGAGGCCACATGCCAGAGGACGCTGAGGACATCGCCGCCGACATATGTCGGAGGCTGCCGTTCGTCCGCAAAGTCCAACTCATCGGCTGGAAACCTTTCCGAGACCGCCTCGAGGAAGGAGTGCTGAGTCCTCAGCCAAGCGACAAGGAAACGCGGGTGGTCAGGCTCCAGCTCCAGAGCAAGCGTCGCCAAGATCTCCTTTTACGTTTCCTCCTCCATACGACGGCAGAGACCGACGAGCAGTGGAGAGCCGCCCGCTTCAAGGCTGCCCAGGAGTATGGCCGGACCCATCTGGCTATGGAAGAGCGGCCCCGAGAGGGCCCAGGTGACCGGAGGCTTCAGTGGACCGCTCCCACACCTGGCCACACGCGCCTGGACAACTTGCAAGCAGCGCTGGCACGCGTCGCGGCGGCCGAGGCGGAGGCGGAAGCGGTCAGGGCCGAAAATGAGCGGTTGCGGTCCGAAGTGGAGACCCTCAGGTCGGCGCTCCGCAAGGAGCGAGAGCAGGCCGGGCGTAAGGACAGGCAGATCGGCCAACTGAAGAAGCGTATTGAGAAGTTGGAGGCACGACTGGTGAAGCGCCGGGGAGAACGGGCAGGGTCGGGCGAGCAGCTGCAGCGTGGCGACAACAGGTCCGTCCAGCGACACGCAGGGGAGCGGGACCACACGCAGAACTCCTTCCGCGCATAG
- the alaS gene encoding alanine--tRNA ligase, translating into MDSSQIRESFLRFFEERGHRRLPSAPLVPIGDPTLLFTSAGMVPFKPYFMGQAQPPHSRLTTVQKCFRTTDIDSVGDTSHLTFFEMLGNFSIGDYFKAEAIAWAWEYVTTVLGLERERLWTAVYLDDDEAFELWRKVGVPQERIRRYGEEHNFWFSGPVGPCGPCSEIHYDFGPEFGCGPHCEPSHDCGRFLEIWNLVFMTYFRQADGSYTPLPRKNIDTGAGLERLASVALFQSEGWDRSRRPSVYDTDVFRPILARVEALSGHRYGREEATDRALRIVAEHGRAVTFLLGDERTPVVPSNEERGYVVRRVLRRAVYFGYRYLGLEEPFLHRVAEAVIDAMGGVYPELQRQRQFVLHNVQQEEERFRITLERGLQLLEERLAAARDVLPARDAFELHDTYGFPVELTREIARERGLQVDEEGFQRLMEEQRERARAAAKGAEATATAQAYASLADVQTPFIGYDTLEAPARVLAIVARRDGSPTRADRLSSPAEVEVVLSQTPFYPEGGGQVGDRGEILGPHGRVQVQDTQRVGERIIVHRGLLTEGTLAEGEEVLARVDRQHREDTMRNHTGTHLLHAALRHVLGTHVRQAGSLVAPDRLRFDFTHPQALSAEEIAEVEALVNEKIRQNLPVEVRYTTFQQAMEEGALAFFGEKYGEEVRLVEINTVTPRFSLELCGGTHCHRTGDVGAFVIVGESAVAAGIRRIEALTGRGAVEFVRRTLDQLEALAARLGTSPQGLAARLESLLEEQDALRRRIRELERSLATGPSAERLLERSQQVDGVRLVAARVEVPSMDALRYLGDALRQQMGSGVAVLGAIIDGRPSFLTVVTRDLTSRLHAGELVRRLAALAGGGGGGRPDLGQGGGKDVARLDEALARAGEIVRQMLEHA; encoded by the coding sequence GTGGACTCCAGCCAGATCCGCGAGTCGTTTCTGCGCTTCTTCGAGGAGCGAGGGCACCGGCGCCTGCCCAGTGCCCCTCTGGTGCCCATTGGCGACCCGACCCTTCTCTTCACCAGCGCGGGCATGGTCCCCTTCAAGCCCTACTTCATGGGCCAGGCCCAGCCACCCCACAGCCGCCTGACCACCGTCCAGAAGTGCTTCCGCACCACCGACATCGACTCGGTGGGGGACACATCCCACCTCACTTTCTTCGAGATGCTGGGCAACTTCTCCATCGGCGATTATTTCAAGGCCGAGGCTATCGCCTGGGCATGGGAGTATGTCACCACCGTGCTGGGGCTGGAGCGGGAGCGACTGTGGACCGCTGTCTACCTGGACGACGACGAGGCCTTCGAGCTCTGGCGAAAAGTGGGCGTGCCGCAAGAGCGCATCCGCCGCTACGGCGAGGAGCACAACTTCTGGTTCTCGGGGCCGGTGGGGCCATGCGGCCCATGCTCCGAGATCCACTACGACTTCGGCCCCGAGTTCGGTTGCGGCCCCCATTGCGAGCCATCCCACGACTGCGGCCGCTTTCTGGAGATCTGGAACCTGGTGTTCATGACCTACTTCCGCCAGGCCGACGGCTCGTACACGCCCCTGCCCAGGAAGAACATCGATACCGGGGCGGGGCTGGAGCGACTGGCATCGGTGGCCCTGTTCCAGAGCGAGGGCTGGGACAGGTCACGACGCCCCAGCGTATACGATACGGACGTATTCCGCCCCATCCTGGCGCGGGTGGAGGCCCTGTCGGGGCACCGCTACGGGCGCGAGGAGGCGACGGACCGCGCCCTGCGCATCGTGGCCGAGCACGGTCGCGCCGTGACCTTCCTGCTGGGAGACGAGCGCACGCCGGTGGTGCCCTCCAATGAGGAACGGGGCTACGTGGTGCGCCGCGTCCTCCGCCGCGCCGTCTACTTCGGCTACCGCTATCTGGGGCTCGAGGAGCCGTTCCTGCACCGGGTGGCCGAAGCTGTCATCGATGCCATGGGAGGCGTATACCCCGAGCTGCAGCGCCAGCGGCAGTTCGTCCTGCACAACGTGCAGCAAGAGGAGGAACGATTTCGCATCACCCTGGAGCGGGGGCTGCAGCTGCTGGAGGAGAGGCTCGCCGCTGCCCGCGATGTCTTGCCGGCTCGCGATGCCTTCGAGCTACACGACACCTATGGCTTCCCGGTGGAGCTGACACGGGAGATAGCCAGGGAGAGAGGGCTGCAGGTGGACGAGGAGGGCTTCCAGCGGCTGATGGAGGAGCAGCGGGAGCGGGCGAGGGCCGCTGCCAAGGGAGCCGAGGCGACCGCCACAGCCCAGGCCTACGCATCCCTGGCCGATGTCCAGACGCCCTTCATCGGCTACGACACGCTGGAGGCCCCGGCGCGGGTGCTGGCCATCGTGGCCCGTCGCGACGGCTCCCCGACCAGGGCGGACAGGCTGTCGTCCCCTGCCGAGGTGGAGGTGGTCCTCTCGCAGACTCCTTTCTACCCCGAAGGCGGCGGGCAGGTGGGAGACCGCGGCGAGATCCTCGGCCCCCACGGACGCGTGCAGGTGCAGGACACCCAGCGGGTGGGCGAGCGCATCATCGTCCACCGGGGGCTGCTAACGGAAGGCACCCTGGCCGAGGGCGAGGAGGTGCTGGCGCGAGTGGACCGCCAGCACCGCGAGGACACCATGCGCAACCACACCGGCACTCACCTGCTGCATGCCGCCCTGCGTCACGTCCTGGGCACCCATGTCCGCCAGGCTGGCTCGCTGGTGGCCCCCGACCGGCTGCGCTTCGACTTCACCCATCCCCAGGCCCTCTCGGCCGAGGAGATAGCAGAGGTGGAGGCCCTGGTCAACGAGAAGATACGCCAGAACCTGCCGGTGGAGGTGCGTTACACCACCTTTCAGCAGGCGATGGAAGAGGGTGCCCTGGCCTTCTTCGGCGAGAAATACGGCGAAGAGGTGCGTCTGGTAGAGATCAACACCGTCACGCCGCGGTTCAGCCTGGAGCTGTGCGGGGGCACCCACTGTCACCGCACCGGCGATGTGGGCGCCTTCGTGATAGTGGGCGAGTCGGCAGTGGCGGCAGGCATACGGCGCATCGAGGCCCTGACCGGGAGGGGCGCTGTCGAGTTCGTGCGCCGCACGCTGGACCAGTTGGAGGCGCTGGCCGCCCGGCTGGGCACCTCGCCCCAGGGGCTGGCAGCACGCCTCGAGTCGCTCCTGGAGGAGCAGGACGCCCTGAGGCGCCGCATCCGCGAGCTGGAGCGATCGCTGGCCACCGGCCCCTCGGCCGAACGGCTGCTGGAGCGCTCCCAGCAGGTGGACGGCGTCAGGCTGGTGGCCGCGCGGGTGGAGGTGCCCAGCATGGACGCCCTGCGTTACCTGGGCGATGCCCTGCGTCAACAGATGGGATCCGGCGTGGCCGTTCTGGGAGCCATCATCGACGGGCGCCCCTCATTCCTGACGGTGGTGACGAGAGACCTGACGTCCCGCCTCCACGCCGGCGAGCTGGTGCGCAGGCTGGCGGCCCTCGCCGGTGGCGGCGGCGGAGGCCGCCCCGACCTGGGCCAGGGAGGGGGAAAGGACGTCGCCAGGCTGGACGAGGCCCTGGCCCGGGCCGGCGAGATCGTGCGTCAGATGCTGGAGCACGCCTAG
- the ruvX gene encoding Holliday junction resolvase RuvX produces MRIVAVDIGERRIGVAVADDRALVAVPVGAVDAGPDIVETVARIVREQEADLLLVGLPLSLTGALGPQAQRVMTLVEELSARLPIPVETWDERLSTVEAERRLGPGHPRERRDALAAAIVLQAYLDSLRGLRR; encoded by the coding sequence ATGCGCATCGTAGCGGTAGACATCGGGGAGAGGCGCATCGGCGTGGCAGTAGCCGACGACCGTGCCCTGGTAGCGGTCCCTGTCGGCGCGGTGGACGCCGGGCCAGACATCGTCGAGACGGTGGCCCGCATCGTGCGCGAGCAGGAAGCGGACCTGCTGCTGGTGGGGCTGCCGCTGTCCCTTACCGGCGCGCTGGGCCCCCAGGCCCAGCGCGTAATGACTCTGGTAGAGGAGCTGTCCGCCCGCCTCCCCATCCCGGTGGAGACGTGGGACGAGCGGCTGTCGACTGTCGAGGCAGAGCGTCGCCTGGGCCCAGGCCACCCCAGGGAGCGTCGCGACGCCCTGGCCGCAGCCATAGTCCTCCAGGCCTATCTGGACTCCCTGCGCGGCCTGCGGAGATAG
- the mltG gene encoding endolytic transglycosylase MltG — protein MGAAVALALMGLAAWQIYLSPRAIAEPVPPPPSAGQAQRGILVEIKEGEGVTEIAQRLEELGIVRSGLQLRTLIALLGYEGLLQAGTYEFRPGSSALEVAQRLRHGRFATVVLTVIEGWSLGQIARRVEELGVAPALDFELAAVAGPYRQRYSFLQDLPPDASLEGYLFPATYVFPRSVTPEEIVQAMLDKMDQEFTPELRQEARSKGLSMHEVLTLASIVEREVATPSERPIVAQVFLRRLRLGMPLEADPTVQYALAQNPANVERYGFWKAPLTSQDLLVDSPYNTYRRRGLPPGPIASPGMDSILAVIRPADTNYLYFVAKGDGTHAFAETLAEHLRNVAQYQR, from the coding sequence ATGGGGGCGGCGGTCGCCCTGGCCCTGATGGGCCTGGCGGCCTGGCAGATCTACCTAAGCCCCCGCGCCATTGCCGAACCGGTTCCCCCTCCCCCGAGTGCCGGTCAAGCCCAGCGCGGCATACTGGTCGAGATAAAAGAAGGAGAGGGGGTCACCGAGATCGCTCAGCGCCTGGAGGAGCTGGGCATCGTGCGCAGTGGCCTCCAGCTCCGCACCCTGATAGCCCTGCTGGGGTATGAGGGCCTGCTGCAGGCCGGGACCTACGAGTTCCGCCCCGGCAGTTCGGCCCTGGAGGTGGCGCAGCGGCTGCGGCACGGACGCTTCGCCACCGTCGTCCTGACGGTCATCGAGGGCTGGAGCCTGGGGCAGATCGCCCGGAGGGTGGAAGAGCTGGGCGTGGCGCCGGCCCTGGACTTCGAGCTGGCCGCGGTGGCAGGGCCTTATCGCCAGCGTTACTCCTTCCTACAAGACCTGCCGCCCGATGCCTCGCTGGAGGGGTACTTGTTCCCGGCCACTTATGTGTTCCCCCGCAGCGTGACGCCCGAGGAGATAGTGCAGGCCATGCTGGACAAGATGGACCAGGAGTTCACCCCCGAGCTGAGGCAGGAGGCCCGCAGCAAAGGGCTGTCCATGCACGAGGTGCTGACGCTCGCCTCCATCGTCGAGCGGGAGGTGGCCACGCCGTCGGAACGCCCCATAGTGGCGCAGGTGTTTCTGCGGCGGCTCCGTTTGGGCATGCCTCTAGAGGCCGACCCGACAGTCCAGTACGCCCTGGCCCAGAACCCGGCCAATGTGGAGCGCTACGGCTTCTGGAAGGCCCCTCTGACGTCCCAAGACCTGCTGGTGGACTCGCCCTATAATACGTATCGGAGGCGTGGCCTGCCGCCCGGTCCCATCGCCAGCCCAGGGATGGACTCGATACTGGCGGTCATAAGGCCGGCCGATACCAACTACCTTTACTTCGTGGCCAAGGGAGACGGGACTCACGCCTTCGCCGAGACGCTGGCAGAGCACCTGCGCAACGTAGCCCAGTACCAGCGCTGA